The nucleotide window CCCGCGGATCGATCTTCTTGAACTCCATCGCCATGCTCCGAATGTAACAAGCCGGTCCTCTGCGAGGCAAGACCTCGGGGCAGTGTTGAGTCCTGGGTGCTGAGTGCTCAGTACTGGGTAGGGAGCATCTTTCACACCTCTGCAATCGCCGCTCAGCACTCAGGACTCAGCACTGTTCTCCCGCAGCCCTTCTCCCGGTTTGATCCGGAGCCACAGAGCCGCGCCGGTGAAGGCGACGACGCCGGCGGCGGCGAGCGACAGGGGCCAGCCCCAATAGCTGGCGATCCAGGGTGTGAGGACCGGCGAGATCGCGCCGCCGACGTTCGCGCCGGTGTTCATGAGGCCGGACAGCGCGCCGGCGTGGGTCTTGGACAGGTCGGTCGTGGAAGCCCAGTAGGCCCCGACGCTGAAATAGAGGCAGCCGGCTCCGGCGGACAGACAGGCGATCGCGAGCAACGGGGAGCCGGCGAAACCTCCGGCGATGATTGCGCATCCGGCCGCCGTCATGCCGCTGATTCCCGCAATCGCCCGTCCGGCTGTGACGCCGTAACGCGAGGCCAGCCGGTCGGTGATCCAGCCGCCCACCGGACAGCCGACCAGCATGGCGACAAACGGCGCAGCGCCGTAGAGACCGCCGCGCAACACGTCGAATCCCCGCACGTTCACCAGGTACAGGTAGAACCAGGACAGATATAGATAGGCGACATAGCCAAGGCACGTGTAGCTGAGCACCAGCCACCAGACCGTGGGCGTGTGGGCCAACCGACGCCAGGGCACTGGATCGCAGGACTCCGGCTTCGAACGCGGCGACGTCGGTCTCGTCGCCCCGTTCGGCACGCCGTTCGCAACCCAAGGATGCTCCTCCGGCCGGTTGCGAGCCAGCGTCCACCAAAGCAAGGCCATGGCCAGGCCGACTGCGGCAGAGAGGTAGAAGACGATCTGCCAGCCCCAATTCACCATTACCCAGGCGGCGATGGGCGGGGTGACGGCGGAACCCAGCCCGATCCCACCGATGGCGATGCCGATCCCGACGCCTCGCGCGTCGGCCGGCATCCAGTTGGCGACGGCGCGGTTAAAGCAGGGCAGGGCCACGGCCTCGCCGACGCCCAGCATGAACCGCACGGCGATGAGCGCGCCGAGGATCCCGGTGACCTCGGCCAAGGCCGAGGTCGCCGCCACCGCGGTGAAGGCCGAGCAGACCGACCACCACAGAAGGGCGCCGGTCAGGACGACTCTTGCGCCCCACCGGTCCGCGAGCCATCCGCCCGGAAGCTGAAAGAGTGCATAGCCGGCTACGAAGGCGGAAAAGACCCAGCCCATCTCCTGATCGGTCAGCCCGAACGCGGGCATCATGTGGCGGGCCGTGACGGAGATGTTCACGCGATCGATGTACGTCACCACGCTGGTGAGAAACAGCAATCCCAGAATAAGCCAGCGGATCGGCGTCGATGTGGGGGAGTATCCGTTCACGTGAGCGGTCCGTCCGCCGGGACGGGCGGGCATCGGATTATACCGGTCGACCGATGACGGCACCAGCGAAATTCTCGGAACGACGACGAAAATTCTCAATTCCGACGCGGACTTGGTAGATTTCTTATCCGGCCTCCGGTAAGATGATTCCAACGTCGCATGGGTCGTGCGCAGCCTGCCGCGACGCGGGCGGAGACGAATCCAGCCGACGAACCCCTGCCGGATTTCTGGAGAAATTGAGTGTCCCGCACACGCGTGGTGGTCGCCGTCATTGCTCTGGTCGTCGTGGGCGGCATCACCTTTCTGCTTCTGTCTCCCCAGCTCACCGGCGCCGATTACCTCAAGGATTTCTTCCTGCGGCAGCTCGAGCAAAACCTCGGACGGAAGATCGACGTGCACCGCATCAAGTTCACCGTCTTTCCGAGAATCCGGCTGGAGCTCTCGCAGGTTGTCATTCACGAACGCAATTCCGATCAGGTCTTTCTGTCCGCCAAGAAACTCGATCTCGTGCTGCGGCTCGTGCCGCTGCTTCGCAAGCAGATCGTGGGAAAACGGCTGACGATCGAAGAGCCCACCCTGACGCTCCGGCGGAACGCCGCCGGCCACTGGAACGTGCTCGATCGCGCCAATCCCATTCCGACGAGCGACGACGAAGCGCTCGAGCTGATGACCCGCATGTTCCGCATAAAGGAGGCCACGGTGATCGACGGCACGGTCATCGTGATCGACGAGGCCAGGCCCGATGGCGTCCGCACGGTGAAGTTGGAGTCCGTCGAGGCCGCGCTGGTCATTCATCTGGAGCGCAACCAGGCCGATGTGCACATCTCGGCCGACCACATCCGCGATCGGGAACGGTCATCCTTGTCGATGGCGGGCGCCGTCCGGAGGGCCGATCAACAGTCGATCGAGATGAGCGAAACGACGAGGCCTCCGCTTCTGTTTCAATTCGAGGGTACGGTGGAGGCGGTGGGGCTGAGCCTGCGCGGACTGGCGGATTTTTTCGGGCCGCGCCCGGTCCCGCCCAACGTGCAGGGTGCCGTCACCGTGCGGAGCAGCATGCGCCTCATTCCCGGTGTGGCGGGCTACGATGTCGTCATGTCGGATCTGACGGCCAATCTGGATCCGCTGGCCGCGAAGGGTCGCGCGAGCCTGTCGGGTCTATTGACGACGCAGCCGACCTTCTCGCTTACCTTTTCGGCGCCGCCGGTGCAGTTGAGCGACTTACTGAAACGCATTCCACCCGAATGGTTTCATCCCCAATTGCCCGCCGTAATCGAAGACCGTCGCATCAACGGCAAGGTGGAGGTCGTCTCGGCGACCGTGACCGGGTCGTACGGAGAAGGACCGCAGTTGTCCGTGACGGGAGAATTCCGCATCCGTGAGGGAGAAGCGCTCATCGGCGACAGCCATGTCCCGTCCAAGGATCTCTCGGCGGTCGTCCTGGTCGAAGCGGGCCGGATGCGTGTGACGAACTTGGGGGGGCGGTACGGAACGATCCAGATGACCGACAGCAAGGGGCTGATCTCGTTTCTGGAAGCAGGTCCTTGGATGGAAATGGAAATCTTGGGTACGATGGCGGCATCGGACCTGTTGCAATTTCTCTCGAAAACCGTCGAGTCGGAGCAGCTGTCGAAGGTGCTGGGGGAAGCCCGGGACGTGGAGGGGGTGGCCAAGCCCACGTTCCGGCTGGTCGGGCCGTTGACACAGCCGGGAGGCGTCACGTTCGCGGGTGGCGAAATCACGGCGCAACAGGTGAGCCTGAGCCATCCGTCGCTCCCGGAGCGGATGACGGACATCCAAGGGCGTTTCGTTCTGGCCGAAGGGGAGACGCAGTTCGATCAGGTCAGCGGCCATTTGGGCGACTTGACCGTGCAGGTCCAGGGCGGCATCACGGGCGGCGGCACCAGCTCGTTCCGTGACCTGCTCGTGCGGGTAACCGGCGACTCCTTGCACCTGACGCAGGTGCTGCCGATGAAACACATTCCCAAGGGAATGGTCCAGGGTCTGACCAGCGTCGCGGTCGCGCTCAGAGGTCTGACCTCCGTGCCCGAGATGCGGGGCGAGATCGTGCTGACGGAATCGAAGGTGATCTGGCCGGAAGTGTTGGAGAAGCCTGTCGGCGCGCCGGCCACCATCAATTTCGAAGGGCATGTGGCGCCGAAGGGAGGGCTGACCCTCACGCACATCGAGGCGGACGTGCCGCCGCTGCGTCTGCCGGTAAAGGGGAATATCCGGCTCGGCGAGCGCGTGTCGATCGATGCGTCCCTGGCGACCGGCACCGTATCGCTCTCCACGGTGCCCGAATGGATTACCAAGGGGGGATTCGAGGCGGGCAACGTTGAAGTGTCGCTCGACGTCAAGGGCAAAGGCGCCGACTGGCGAATGTGGAAAACCAACGGCTGGCTGGCCCTGAGCAACGGGCTGGTCAACGTCAGGGGTGCCGATGGCCCCATCCAGGACCTGTACGTGCGCCTGCAGTTCAATCGCGACGCGGCCGAGCTCAAGCGCCTGTCCTTCCGGCTCCTCGACAGCGACCTGGTGATGGAAGCGATGATCCGAAATTGGGCGACGAAGCCGGCCATCTCGGGGAAGATGGAATCCAACCAGATGGATCTGGATCTGCTGATTCCTAAGGGCGAGCGGTCGCCCATGCGGGAATTCTTGGAGACCCTGGCGGCGACGAGCCGGGTCGCCATGACGGCCTCCATCACACGCGGGCACTACAAGCACCTGAAGTTCGGCGGCCTCTCGGCCCGCATCACGATCCAGGACGGCGTCCTCGACGTAGATCGGATCTCCGGTCAGTCGACCGACGGTGAAGTCGCCGGCCGGATCGCCGTGCAGTTGCCGCGCCACGAGCCCGCGGAGGCGGAAATCTCCGTGCGGGCCACCGGCGTGCCGGTCAGCGACATCCTGCGGCTCGTGGGGAAGAACGAGGGTGGAGTGACCGGAGAGATCCGCATCACCGGAACGATCCGCGGCCACGGCCGGAACCCTCACGGGGTCTATCCCACGCTGAACGGGAAGGCCGACATCCTAATCGAGAACGGCCACATCTTCAAATCGAAGGAGCGGGTGACCTGGAAGATCATCAGCATTCTGAACCTGCCGGCCGTGCTTCAGGGCAAGGTGGATCTGGAAAAGGAAGGCCTGCCGTACAACAAGATCACCGCGACCGTGACGGTACGCAACGGCCTGTTCGAAACGGAGAACATGATCATCGACAGTCCGATCGTGAAGATCACCGCAGCCGGCAACTACGATCTTCCGACCGACCAGGGCGACATGGTCTGGGCCGTGAGCCCGTTCGGGTCGTACTCGCAGTTCCTCAAGACCATTCCCTTGTTCGGGCGCCTGTTTGCCGGCGACCGCAAGGGCGTGGCGACGGCGATGTTCTCCGTCAAGGGCAGCATCGAAGATCCGGAGGTGACCTACATGCCGATGAAGTCCTTCGCCACCGGACTGACGGGATTGGGGCAGCTCGCCGTCGATGTCTTGAAGAACACGGTGATGTTGCCGATTGATCTCATGACGCCCGATGAGGACAAGGCGTCGCCCAAGGACGTCCCGGCCCCGTCGTCGCCTTGACCGGTCTCTGACCCCGTGCTAAGGTCCAGCGGGTAGCCAAGCCATGTCTCGATCCGCTTCGCAATCACACAAAGCCGTCCTGTTCATCGCCGCCAGCGAGACGGACGCCAATCTCTACTACGCGACCAAATTCATCGCGCCGGATCCCTTCATCTATCTGGAGATCAAGGGAGAGCGCCTCCTCGTCATGAACGATCTGGAGATGGATCGGGCGAAAAGCCAGGCCTCGGTCGATCGCGTGCTGTCCTATTCCGAGATCGAGAAACGCGCGCGCGATCAGGGGGTCGCGTCCCCAGGCAGCGTGGACATCGTCCACGTCGTGTTGCGCGACGCCAAGATCAAACAGGTGCTCGTGCCGGGCAATTTTCCCTTCCGCCACGCGAGCCGCCTGCAGGAATTGGGGTATCAAGTCCATGCGAAGCCGGACCCGTTCTACGAGCAGCGCGTCGTGAAGACCGCCGAAGAAGTTCGGCACATCGAGAGCGCCCAGCGCGCGACGGAAGCGGCTGTCGCCGCGGCCCACACCGTGCTTCGCCGGGCGACAATCGTGAGGGCCGAATTGTGGCTCGACGACGCCCCGTTGACCTCCGAGCGAATCAAGAAACTGATCAACGTGAAGCTAATGGAGGCCGACTGCGTCGCCCAGCACACGATCGTGGCCGGGGGCGAGCAGGCCTGCGATCCCCACAACGAAGGCAGCGGACCATTGCCGGCGTACCGCAGCATCATCTTCGACGTGTTTCCGCGCTCCGCGACGACGCGCTACTTCGCCGACATGTCTCGCACGGTCGTCCGAGGCACGGCCAGTCCCGAGCTCGTCCGACTGTATCAGACCGTGAAGGATGCGCAGGAAGAGGCCATTACCAAGATCAAAGACGGCGCCGACGGCATGAAAATCCACCGCGGCATCTGCGACCGATTCGAAAAAGCCGGCTACAAGACCGGCCTGGTCAACGGCCGTATGCAGGGCTACTTCCACGGGACCGGCCATGGCGTCGGACTCGACATCCACGAAGCCCCGCGCATCAGCCGCACCGGATCGCTGTTACAGGAAGGCCACGTCGTGACGGTCGAGCCGGGGCTTTACTATCCGGGCTTGGGTGCCGTCCGCATCGAGGACATGGTGCTGGTTACGAGCGATGGGTGTCGGAATCTGACGGACTTTCCGAAGATCTTCGAATTGGGTTAGTTCCGATTCGTCTGGCTCATCGCTAGTCGCATCCCTTCCAAGGCCTACCCAAGCATGACCTTCTCCTTTCGCTTCCTTGACGATGTGGCGCTGGCTGATATGGCCTTCGAAGCCGACGGCGACTCAGTTGAAGCGCTGTTTGCCGGCGCCACACGGGCCTTGCTCACGACGTTGGCTGATCCGGCCACGGTCGGTTCGTCGTGGGAGCGGGCAATCGAACGTCGGGACGCAGACTTGCCGCAATTGCTGTTTGACTGGCTCTCCGACATCGTCTATTGGAAGGATGCGGCAGGCGTCGTCTTCCACGATGCACCGCTGGCCCTCGCCAGGGAAGAAGAGCAATGGGTGCTGAAGGCGCGGCTGATCGGCGCGCCGGTTGATCGAGAGACACAGGAGCTCCACAACGATGTGAAGGGAGTGACCAAGCATCTCTATGCGTTGCGTCAGGTGCACGGCCACTGGACAGTACGGGTGGTATTGGATGTGTGACAGGAAAGGTTAGGGCTAAGGTTGAGGTTGAGAAGCGTACGGATTGAAGACGTATGAAACTGCATACGGACATGCGGGTGAATCGTGTCACGGATGAAATCTGGGAGGTTCCTGTCTCGGAAAAATCTGGCATGCTCGTGCCCGCGCGCCTCTACGCGACCGAGGCGGTGCTCCGCTCCATGGACTCGGGAGTGTTCGATCAGGTGACGAATGTCGCCTGCCTGCCCGGCATCCAACGCTATGCCCTCTGCATGCCCGACGGCCATTGGGGCTATGGTTTTCCGATCGGCGGCGTGGCGGCTTTCGATGTGAGCCACGGGGTCATTTCGCCCGGCGGGATCGGATTCGATATCAACTGCGGCATGCGGCTGATCCGCACTGATTTGACCTTGGACGACGTGCAGCCGCGGTTGGAACGACTCATGACCGAATTGTTCCGGCGCGTGCCGGCCGGCGTGGGAGCTGCGGGATTTGTCCGATTGAATCGCCGATCGTTCGAAGAGGTCATGACCGACGGCGCGCGCTGGTGCATCGAGCAAGGATATGGCTGGCACCAGGATCTCACGAAGATCGAAGAGCGGGGCTGTATTGGCGGCGCCGATCCCTCGAAGGTGACCGATCATGCTGTGGGTAGAGGTATCAATCAGCTCGGCACGTTGGGATCGGGCAATCACTATCTGGAAGTCCAGGTGGTGTCGAACGATCGGGTGTTCGATCCGGACGCCGCTGCCGCACTGGGCATCACCGGCCACGATCAGATCGTGGTAATGGTGCATTGCGGGTCGCGAGGCTTCGGCCATCAAGTGGCGAGCGACTACCTCAAGGTGTTCGAGAAGGCCATGCGACGCTACGGCATCTCGGTGAAGGATCAGCAACTGGCCTGTGCGCCGTTCAGCTCGAACGAGGGCCAGGACTACTTCGCGGCGATGAACTGCGCCGCCAATACCGCGTTCGCGAATCGGCAGGTCATCACCCATCAGATCCGCGAGGCCTTTGCCGCCGTCTTCGGTCAATCTGCGGAAGAGTTGGGCATGGAGCTGGTCTATGACGTCGCGCACAACATCGCCAAGGTCGAACGGTACGTCGAAGGCGAGCTGCTGGTGCATCGCAAGGGATCGACGAGAGCCTTCGGGCCAGGACATCCGGAGTTGCCCGAGGCGTTTCGGCAGATCGGCCAGCCAGTTATTTGCGGCGGATCGATGGAAACCGGCTCTTATCTGCTGGTCGGAACCGATCGGGCCGTGCAGGAGACCTTCGGCTCCACGATGCACGGATCGGGGCGAACGATGTCGCGCGCGCAGGCCAAGAAGTCGGTCCGAGGCGAGCAACTCCAACAACAGATGAAACAACGCGGCATCGTGGTGAAGGCCGTGTCGATGTCGGGGCTCGCAGAAGAAGCGGGCTTCGCCTACAAGAATATCTCCGAGGTGGTCGAGACGGTCGATCGAGCGGGAATCACAAAAAAAGTGGCGGAACTCAGGCCGATTGGCAATATTAAGGGATAGCAGAACGCTGAAAAAGACTTCCAGCTTCGTTCTCGCATCGCTCAAACCCTCAACGTACCATCAGACGTACGCTTCGGGTTTCGCTCGCTACGGCCTTGCCGGACAGTCTTTTGAGCGTCCTGCGCGTGACGTGGGCAGCCGAACATTGAGAGGTCCTGAGATGGAGCAACGGCACAGCCAGCGGTTTCCGGTTCGGTTCCGCAGTTCGTTCACCTCGCTGAACATCGTGGGGGGAGACGGCGCGTTGATCGATCTGTCGCTGCGTGGATGCCGGATCGACAGTGCGGTTGAAGTGCGGCCCGGCACGTCGCTGGAACTGCGCATCCAGGCGGCAGATGAGGAGCCGCCGTTGAAGGTCCAGGAGGCGGTCGTCCGCTGGAGCCGTCCGCGTCAGTTCGGTCTGGAATTCGTGACCCTCGGTCCGGAAGAATGGGCCCGCCTGCAGCACACCGTCACCCAACTCGAACGTCATCCCTACCAGCGAGCTGCTTCGGACGAAGACTCTCAAGCGGCTTGACCCACCATCGTTCTATCCCAACGGGCCTGCGCCGCTAAGTTTTCAGCCGGTGGCCGTACAACAGCGTGATGTTGATGCGGCGGCTGAGGTAGTCGTCTTTGAAGGCGATGTGGTCGCTTTCATGGAAGAGATCGGAGTTGAAGATCACGGCGCGGTTCGCGCGGTAGGGAATCTTGATCGTCTCGGCGCCCACCTCCTTGAGCCAGGCCAGAATCTTCGGCTTGTTCCGGTCGCTGTTGTAGTCCTTGAAGTTCCAGTCCTTGGGCGCTTCCTTGTCGTAGACGACCAGGCCTCCGGCGGAGGGGTCGCGGTTCGCCTCGTCCGGCGTAATCCAAAAATTCACGTTGACCGCCGCGGCGTCGGCATGGATGTTCAGCCCTCGACGCGCGCTGTCCTGCTTGAAGGCCCAAGCCTGCGTCAGCCGGTGGTGGGTGAAGATGCGGGGAAACTTCAGGCGCAGCTCTTCGGCGATCTGCAGGAGAAGCGGGGAGGCGAAGCCGTCGCCCAGGAACGCTCCGCAATAGCCGTTTTCGTAATCCTTCTTCCAGATCGTCGCGTCCAGACAGAAGCGGCGCAGCGCCTCCAGCGCGGCGTCGTTCACGAGCCCGTCGACGAACGTGACTTCAGGATGCTTGCCGAGATAGCGGGACTCGACGGCCGCGACGTCGAGCGCGCGGTTGAGGGCGCCGCCTTCGATGCGCCGGGGAGGCTCGCTGTAGAGTATGCGATTGAACGCCGGCGCGACCGAGGCGAGCGCGTCCGTGGTGATGGTCACGCGATTACCGGCGGTCGTGTCGTCGTCCAACAGCCGCTGCAGCCGGATCAGCGAATCGAGCTGGGCGCGATACTCCTCGCCGAGCAGTCGGCGATCGAGGAGATGGTGTGTCTGCTCGACTTCGTGTTTGATCCGGGAGCGATAGGTGGCCTGTTCAGTCGGCGCCTGGCCATGGTCGTGTCGCGCTTTGGCGATTTGCGAGAAGCAGGATACCGCTTTGTCGTCGTTGCCTACCCAAATGGAGGCGATGCCTAGATTATAGAGCGCCTTCTGGTAGCCGGGCATCAACGACAGTGCCTGCTGAAAGGACGCGATGGCTTCATGCAGCGTGCCGGCTTCCATCAAGGCCAGGCCCAAGTTGTTCAGCGCTTCCACATGCTGAGGCTTCGCCTCCAACGCGCGGCGGAACGAGCCGATCGCCTCATCGACCGCGCCCTGTTCCTGGAGGGCGACGCCCAGGTTGTTGTGCAGTTCCGGATGTGTCGAATTGATCGCCAAGGCCCGTCGGTAGACGTTGACGGAGTCATCGAGGCGGCCCTGGTCTCGGAGCGCGTTGCCGAGGTTCATCAGCGCTTCCAGGTGACGCGGGTTGAGGGACACTGCTTTCTCATAGGCCGTGACGGCGTGCGGCAGTCTGCCGGCTTTCTGGGCGACCACGCCGAGGTTGAACCAGTAGAGGGGCGAGGCAGGCTGCTGTTCGACCGCGGCGGTCAACTGCTCGAGGGCCTCGTCCAGCCGGTTCATCCGGTAGGACAACAGTCCGAGCAGGTGCAACGCGTCCGGATGGCGGGGCGCGATGGCGAGCGCCTGACGGTAGGCCTGTTCGGCCTCCGCCAATCGGCCGGCCTGGTGGTGTGCCTTCCCTTGGTTCAGCCAAGGCGTCACATCTTGAGTGCCTCTCCGCGCATCCAGCCGTCGTCGTTCCGCTCGATTCATGGTAGATCTGTTCACACTAACTGAAACCGGAGGGGCCGGTCAAAGCCGCTTGATATAGATGGGGCTGATTTCCAACACGTCACGGGCTATACTCCTCTCGCCACGCCCATGAATGCCGAAGGCGGAACACCGCTTGTCCACCGGAAGGAGTCTCTCGCATGAAGGTCATCAATCTCTCTGACTTTCAACAGTTTAGCCATGAGAAGATGAAGAAGAACAATATCTTTCAAACGTCGCGGTTTTTCTGCGATGTCTACTGTTTTGAGCCAGGACAGGAGCAGAAGGGGCATGTGCACGGTGAGCAGGACAAGGTCTATCTGGTACTCGAAGGCCAGGGGACGTTTCAGGTGGGAGGGGAGCAGCAGGTCCTGCGCGCCGGCCAAGGAACGATGGCGCCGGCAGGGGAGGAACACGGGGTAAAGAATGATAGCGGACAGCGGCTCAAAGTATTGGTCTTTGTCGCGCCGAATCCCTGAGGGCCGTACGTTTGGACGTCGGCGCTTATCTGTCCTTCTCGATTTTCTTCAACCGGCGGTCGAGCGCAAACCGGGTCAGGCCGAGCTGTTTGGCCGCCAGGCTCTTGTTGTAGTCGGCCAGCCGCAGCGTTTCCTCGATCACCGACTCTTCGATCTCGGCCAGCGTCTGCTTGCCGACCTCCATTTCGACCCGGATAAGATGCCCGTCTCCGCGCGCGACCGTCGTCGTGGTCTGTTTGGCCTGGTCGTGGAGCTCGCGTGGCAGATAGCTGGCGGTGAGCGTTCGCCCTTGGCAAAAGATCATCGCCCGCTCGATGATGTTCTGGAGTTCCCGGATATTGCCCGGATACGAATACCGTTCCAGCAGCGCCCGCGCTTCAGGGTCGATGTCGGCGACGTCCTTCCCGAACTCCTTGCCGTAGTGCAGCAGCGCCCTCATGCAGAGAGGCAGAATGTCCTCCACGCGCTGACGGAGCGGCGGCAGTTCGAGCGCCACAACGTTGAGCCGGAAGTACAGATCCTCGCGAAAGTTGCCGGCGGCGATCTCCTTCTTGAGATCCCGGTTGGTCGCGGCGATAAGCCGGAAGTCCACCGCGATGTCGTCCGTCCCCCCGAGGCGGCGGAATGTCCGCTCCTGCAGCACCCTCAGAAGTTTGGCCTGCATACCGAGGTCCAAATCCCCGATCTCGTCAAGGAACAGCGTGCCGCCTTCCGCCCGGTCCAGCAAGCCGAGCTTGCGCTGATTCGCGCCGGTAAATGCCCCGCGCTCGTACCCAAACAGTTCGCTCTCGAACAGCTCTCTGGGAATGGCCGTGCAATTGACGCCGATGAAGGGACTGGTCGCCCGGCCGCCGTTATGGTGGAGGACGCGCGCGACGAATTCCTTGCCTGTACCGGTTTCGCCGAGCATGAGCACGGTGCTTTTCGGGTTGTGGGCGATTTCCCGAATCTGCGCCAGGAGGACCTGCATGGCGGTGCTGTCGGCGATCAGCTGGGTTAGGGCATATTGGTCCATATCCTGCTCGGACTGGAAGCTCATGCGACGGCGGAGCGCCAGCAGTTCGAGCGCGCGGTCCAAAACTTGTTCCACCCCTTCGAGATCCACGGTTTTGATGACGAAATCGTAGGCGCCGAGCTTCATCGCTTCGACGGCGTCCTGGACGGTCCCGTAGGCGGTGAGCATGATCACGAGCGCGAACGGCGCCTTCAGCCGGCAGATCTTGAGCGCATCCAACCCGGAGAGCCCCGGCATCTTCACGTCGAGCAGCAGCAGATCCGGCACTTCGTGATCCAGCGCCTGCACGAGGTCTTCGCCCGAGGCGAACGCCGTGACCCGATGGTTGCGCCTGGTGATGCGTTTCGCGAGAGCCGAGCGGATCGCAGGCTCGTCGTCGGTGACAAAGATGGTCGCGTTCATAAG belongs to Nitrospira sp. and includes:
- a CDS encoding MFS transporter; this encodes MPSSVDRYNPMPARPGGRTAHVNGYSPTSTPIRWLILGLLFLTSVVTYIDRVNISVTARHMMPAFGLTDQEMGWVFSAFVAGYALFQLPGGWLADRWGARVVLTGALLWWSVCSAFTAVAATSALAEVTGILGALIAVRFMLGVGEAVALPCFNRAVANWMPADARGVGIGIAIGGIGLGSAVTPPIAAWVMVNWGWQIVFYLSAAVGLAMALLWWTLARNRPEEHPWVANGVPNGATRPTSPRSKPESCDPVPWRRLAHTPTVWWLVLSYTCLGYVAYLYLSWFYLYLVNVRGFDVLRGGLYGAAPFVAMLVGCPVGGWITDRLASRYGVTAGRAIAGISGMTAAGCAIIAGGFAGSPLLAIACLSAGAGCLYFSVGAYWASTTDLSKTHAGALSGLMNTGANVGGAISPVLTPWIASYWGWPLSLAAAGVVAFTGAALWLRIKPGEGLRENSAES
- a CDS encoding AsmA-like C-terminal domain-containing protein, encoding MSRTRVVVAVIALVVVGGITFLLLSPQLTGADYLKDFFLRQLEQNLGRKIDVHRIKFTVFPRIRLELSQVVIHERNSDQVFLSAKKLDLVLRLVPLLRKQIVGKRLTIEEPTLTLRRNAAGHWNVLDRANPIPTSDDEALELMTRMFRIKEATVIDGTVIVIDEARPDGVRTVKLESVEAALVIHLERNQADVHISADHIRDRERSSLSMAGAVRRADQQSIEMSETTRPPLLFQFEGTVEAVGLSLRGLADFFGPRPVPPNVQGAVTVRSSMRLIPGVAGYDVVMSDLTANLDPLAAKGRASLSGLLTTQPTFSLTFSAPPVQLSDLLKRIPPEWFHPQLPAVIEDRRINGKVEVVSATVTGSYGEGPQLSVTGEFRIREGEALIGDSHVPSKDLSAVVLVEAGRMRVTNLGGRYGTIQMTDSKGLISFLEAGPWMEMEILGTMAASDLLQFLSKTVESEQLSKVLGEARDVEGVAKPTFRLVGPLTQPGGVTFAGGEITAQQVSLSHPSLPERMTDIQGRFVLAEGETQFDQVSGHLGDLTVQVQGGITGGGTSSFRDLLVRVTGDSLHLTQVLPMKHIPKGMVQGLTSVAVALRGLTSVPEMRGEIVLTESKVIWPEVLEKPVGAPATINFEGHVAPKGGLTLTHIEADVPPLRLPVKGNIRLGERVSIDASLATGTVSLSTVPEWITKGGFEAGNVEVSLDVKGKGADWRMWKTNGWLALSNGLVNVRGADGPIQDLYVRLQFNRDAAELKRLSFRLLDSDLVMEAMIRNWATKPAISGKMESNQMDLDLLIPKGERSPMREFLETLAATSRVAMTASITRGHYKHLKFGGLSARITIQDGVLDVDRISGQSTDGEVAGRIAVQLPRHEPAEAEISVRATGVPVSDILRLVGKNEGGVTGEIRITGTIRGHGRNPHGVYPTLNGKADILIENGHIFKSKERVTWKIISILNLPAVLQGKVDLEKEGLPYNKITATVTVRNGLFETENMIIDSPIVKITAAGNYDLPTDQGDMVWAVSPFGSYSQFLKTIPLFGRLFAGDRKGVATAMFSVKGSIEDPEVTYMPMKSFATGLTGLGQLAVDVLKNTVMLPIDLMTPDEDKASPKDVPAPSSP
- a CDS encoding Xaa-Pro peptidase family protein, with the protein product MSRSASQSHKAVLFIAASETDANLYYATKFIAPDPFIYLEIKGERLLVMNDLEMDRAKSQASVDRVLSYSEIEKRARDQGVASPGSVDIVHVVLRDAKIKQVLVPGNFPFRHASRLQELGYQVHAKPDPFYEQRVVKTAEEVRHIESAQRATEAAVAAAHTVLRRATIVRAELWLDDAPLTSERIKKLINVKLMEADCVAQHTIVAGGEQACDPHNEGSGPLPAYRSIIFDVFPRSATTRYFADMSRTVVRGTASPELVRLYQTVKDAQEEAITKIKDGADGMKIHRGICDRFEKAGYKTGLVNGRMQGYFHGTGHGVGLDIHEAPRISRTGSLLQEGHVVTVEPGLYYPGLGAVRIEDMVLVTSDGCRNLTDFPKIFELG
- a CDS encoding archease; amino-acid sequence: MTFSFRFLDDVALADMAFEADGDSVEALFAGATRALLTTLADPATVGSSWERAIERRDADLPQLLFDWLSDIVYWKDAAGVVFHDAPLALAREEEQWVLKARLIGAPVDRETQELHNDVKGVTKHLYALRQVHGHWTVRVVLDV
- a CDS encoding RtcB family protein; protein product: MKLHTDMRVNRVTDEIWEVPVSEKSGMLVPARLYATEAVLRSMDSGVFDQVTNVACLPGIQRYALCMPDGHWGYGFPIGGVAAFDVSHGVISPGGIGFDINCGMRLIRTDLTLDDVQPRLERLMTELFRRVPAGVGAAGFVRLNRRSFEEVMTDGARWCIEQGYGWHQDLTKIEERGCIGGADPSKVTDHAVGRGINQLGTLGSGNHYLEVQVVSNDRVFDPDAAAALGITGHDQIVVMVHCGSRGFGHQVASDYLKVFEKAMRRYGISVKDQQLACAPFSSNEGQDYFAAMNCAANTAFANRQVITHQIREAFAAVFGQSAEELGMELVYDVAHNIAKVERYVEGELLVHRKGSTRAFGPGHPELPEAFRQIGQPVICGGSMETGSYLLVGTDRAVQETFGSTMHGSGRTMSRAQAKKSVRGEQLQQQMKQRGIVVKAVSMSGLAEEAGFAYKNISEVVETVDRAGITKKVAELRPIGNIKG
- a CDS encoding PilZ domain-containing protein; protein product: MEQRHSQRFPVRFRSSFTSLNIVGGDGALIDLSLRGCRIDSAVEVRPGTSLELRIQAADEEPPLKVQEAVVRWSRPRQFGLEFVTLGPEEWARLQHTVTQLERHPYQRAASDEDSQAA
- a CDS encoding tetratricopeptide repeat protein translates to MNRAERRRLDARRGTQDVTPWLNQGKAHHQAGRLAEAEQAYRQALAIAPRHPDALHLLGLLSYRMNRLDEALEQLTAAVEQQPASPLYWFNLGVVAQKAGRLPHAVTAYEKAVSLNPRHLEALMNLGNALRDQGRLDDSVNVYRRALAINSTHPELHNNLGVALQEQGAVDEAIGSFRRALEAKPQHVEALNNLGLALMEAGTLHEAIASFQQALSLMPGYQKALYNLGIASIWVGNDDKAVSCFSQIAKARHDHGQAPTEQATYRSRIKHEVEQTHHLLDRRLLGEEYRAQLDSLIRLQRLLDDDTTAGNRVTITTDALASVAPAFNRILYSEPPRRIEGGALNRALDVAAVESRYLGKHPEVTFVDGLVNDAALEALRRFCLDATIWKKDYENGYCGAFLGDGFASPLLLQIAEELRLKFPRIFTHHRLTQAWAFKQDSARRGLNIHADAAAVNVNFWITPDEANRDPSAGGLVVYDKEAPKDWNFKDYNSDRNKPKILAWLKEVGAETIKIPYRANRAVIFNSDLFHESDHIAFKDDYLSRRINITLLYGHRLKT